Below is a window of Xiphophorus couchianus chromosome 1, X_couchianus-1.0, whole genome shotgun sequence DNA.
TCCACTATAACAACTTGagtataatttatatatatatatatatatatatatatatatatatatatatatatatatatatatatatatatatatatatatagtaaacCCATTGTCTACTGTGGGAAGCTGTGATTATACTGGCTCAAgaatgaaatggaaatgagGTGGAATAAATTCTAAAGcaatatacaaataataaatgtatttatacacaatatttGAGCATATGTATGACTaacttatttataaatataCTTAACATAGAGAATAATCTATTGATATGCAGTGGCTtaagtatatactgtataaatcTTTTCGAAATAGAGGATACTGCTGTCTCGGAGAATATTTTCAGGACTGTTAAAACTCGGgtaatgaaatttaaaacaatatgtgTAAACACTAACAAAGTAAGCTTACTTACTCTTAGTATGTTCCATCATTCACCTAGAGTAAATCAGTCTAAAATAAGCgtatataaaaacacagagcCAAGTTAATATCTCCGAAACCTACTTTGCTAGCATATCGACAACTTCTGACAGCAGTGCCTTCACCTTTTGGGTTAGATTACAATTAATACTCAACGATCATAATGGAACTGAACGGGTGAAAATACGTCGATAAAATAACCATTACATTGTGTTAATTGTGAGCAACTTACCGTATTGTAAAAAAACCACCcaaacaaaataagtaaaaagtatatttttggCCGTTATTTTTTAGTTCAAACGGCTGTCAGGAGACCCGCGAAATCTACGTCAATCTCGCACGCGCGAGTCAGGCAAATGGAGGTGGTAGATCTATTTTTGTAATCCCTCGGATTTCAAGACTCTGGAAGGTAGCAACCAATGCGGTATGATAACTACCACATTGTTAAGACACTTAAAAGTTGTGGTTGTGTTTTACCGCTGAAGACACCATTACTTCCAACACTCCCACTCTTATCAACATTGGCTTTGCTTAGGGTGTATGTTCACAAATTTAGATATTCGTAAAAGATGTTCAGCAAtaattacagatttttgttCAGGCACATAAAATGTaggtataattttttttgcttaggGTTTTTCATGATTCGTGATGTGAGAGATAGGACCATTATAGTATGATATTTTATGCCTATGGTAAGGAGGATTATCTAGTATGCTAGTGTCATCGATATAGAAAAGTAGACGTATGTTGAGGTTCGAGTATACGTTTGCCATATTGTGAGAAGCATGTAAGTCTACAAGGTCGCCATATTGTGAGGGGGAGGTTAAAAATGAATACTAAAAAATACGTTCAATTAATTTTGACAAATAgcttttaattataatttaaatatattttttaaatataaataagagcGACATTTTGACAAAGATAAGCAAATTATATTGATCACagtagaataatttaaatgtgcCTAAAATATCTTACCTTATTTCACTTCAGATAACcagcaaatacattttaattatttttgaataacaGTAAaagagtgaaaggaaaaatacataaagtatttttttcatgtgttaATTGTTTTATATAACTAACATACATTAAATCCATATAATAgcaatagaaatatatatagtCATATATAACACTtgcatcattattattattaaggaGTTGATTAAGGAGTTGATTCTTCTAATTAAGAAAAAGGGCCAACTAAGTAGACTTAAAGTGATATCTTATTACTGACGGTCTTATTTTGGTggttaaaattagtttaaaatggTTAGTTTTGATGTAATAACATCAAAGCATAATTCTCTTTTTTAGATTtgtaatgtatttataaaagtgCCACTCACAACATCCAGTCCAAATGTCCATGCAGAATTCATTCTTCTTCTTACACTGAGTGTCAGTTTTTAGGGGATTTTTAGGATCTTTTACTGAATAATATTTTCCAAGGCAAACACGGACAGCATGTTTAATCAGAAAACATAGAAAGaaagtattgaaaaaaaaaactcctcatAACACTGATCTTATGAacctcaatttttatttttaggcatttaaattatattaaaatgaaatgcacatttcattactacaaatcaaaaatactgGGATTGAATATAACTACAGATGGACCAATCAATCACCAAGAGACTGCATTCTGTCAGTATTTCCCTTTGATTATCTCCCATTGGTGTTTAGTTTCATTTACTGTCCACAAACTCATAATTTGGTGCACTGATTAAAATTTCATTAAACAGATAAAGTGTACGGACAAATACTTTGACACTTTAATGAATCAGAAAActtaaagcactttttttccctctttcatCCGTTACTTTTTCCATGcttagaacaaaaaacaaatcaaaattgaTCCAATAGGTATTTACCAGTTAGATCTGatagaaaactgaaaatctgcaTTGACCAGGGAAAAGATGATTGTTGCGTCTCTAAATATAACATCCAcaatttttgtaaaattgtttttatttggaaaatgctCTGGACATCGTATTTAATGGGATCCAAGTAAAAATGTACTGAGAGAATAATGGGCAACAAATTTTGCATGAAATCATTTATTCCATCAGATATCCAGCAAGGTGACCTCCCCTCTTAAAATGTCCATGTGTGGAGTGTGCATATATATGCATATTATTTATTTCGTTATTTATTTAGtgcaatttttaaaactataaatgcCTTAGTGCTCGATCTCCTCTATCTATAAAAGTGCTCATAGATTCTGTCTCTTAGCATGATTTTGTTAGCAGTGCTTAAATCAACAACATATCCTCTGTAGGTATTCTCAATATGTATTGCTGCTAGATTTAAAGTGCTCAGATTGCATTTTTTACCCCATGTAGTCTGCATCCTAAATGAAATGCACCATGCTGTCTTCACATTCTTTAGGCACTGTTAGCTTGTAGTTTTGACAGACTAATTTATAATTCTTTCCATGGTTGTTGTCCCAATATTCAGCCCCACAAACTTTGTATTGGATAGCAAACTCCAGCTGCGCTCCTGGTCGAAGGGAGGGAGGGACTGGTAGGTGGAAACGAAATGTATCGCAACTAAATTCCTgccctcttcctccttctccgtCGCAGGTTTTAGTGACAGTGGAGACCCAGGAAGCCTTAGTTTCTGCAGAACCTTTCCACTCTGTAAACGAATACCGAACTTCAACTTCTTTCTCAAAGTCTAAATTTAGGACTTGCGTGATTCCGATAATGCCCAGTTCAAAGCACAAGACCCTCTCCAGACACACTTTCTGTTCGTAGAGATGCCGCAGGAACTCCGGCTGGTCACCGGGCTGTTGGGCAAAAACCGGCTTTAGGTATGGCAAGTTAATCTCAAGATGCCTTCCATCTGTCATCTCGGCGCCCATCAGGAGTCTGAAGGTAACATGTTGTGGCACAAATGGGTCCTCGCCTGATTTAAAAACCCTAACGTCTTCCAGGTCCAGGCCTAGAGAGTCGACAAACCTCACGCCAACACCTctgctctgtttctttttgttctggGTGGCAGAAGGCAGAGAGCGTGACCGTTGTCGGATGATGGGCTTCGGCGTAGGCTCACAGGTGAGGAAGCTGTGGGAGTCTTTTGGCCGAGTAACTCTTGGACTTGGCGGGCGGATTGGGACAGGCTTCCTGACGGTGTTGGGCTTGTCAGCTCGAAGCATTTCATTCACGTTTATAGTCAAGAAGGACCTAGACACACTGCTGCAGCTGGACAATGGCTGTTGAGATTTGGGGAGGAGTATCCTCTCATGTCCAAGGAACCACCCTCTTTCCATGTTCTCTGCTGGCCCTTCTGACCTatataaatacacattaaaattaGCTTTGAAGCAGAATCACTTAGTATGTCACATTAAGTTTGTAAATCTGCTCTAAGCAAAGTGTTTAGGTTcgaaattaaacttttttttttaagaaagaaaaagaacagccTTTTTATGAAACTGTACTGCCAGAAACTTCGAGTGGGCGTGTCTGCTGGTAGTACGTGCCCGACTGCACAGTCTGTCTGAACAGCTGCAGCAATACTGAAAATGCCCTTAATTAATGAGCATTAAATAAGGAAACGTGCATCAAACAAGCAAACTTTGACCTCACCTGAACATACACAGATATGAAGCGTGTTGCATGCAGGCTGCAGAAACACTGTCGCTTGTGGCGCGATCCTCCATTTAAAGCAATGCGTGGCAGGATTTCGGGTTGCGCTACGTCGTTAAGACTGCGACAATGATTTCAAGCATGAACCCAGACTTCTAAACACTAACAGTTCGCATGCACCCAGCGTAAAGTCGATGGAGATCGGCTAACAAGCGCGCAGTTAGGAGGGAATGTACAGTACGCAGATTCATTGGGTGCGCACCATTTGTCAGCTGGCATGGAAAACGGTGCCAAAGTGGGCGTGGCCTGGGAACATTTCAAACGAATCATAAACTTcttgattttaatgtttacaaggtaattttttttaagacattgaACGATTATATCATAACAATTATATTATAACTGCTTCTCTTTTCAAGTATGCACTCTCAAAATGGGTTGGATTGGAACTGCAAAACATATGATTCTAGCTTCAAATAACATGTACAAGTAGATGATGTATGTGGGAATATAATTATACATGTGTGTATGTACAAATAGAACTGCATAGACTGATGCCTTTGTTTATGTATCTCTCCTCCACCAGAGAAACGGAATTTATTGCACTGTGTACAATGTCTGTcaatgaatttaatttgatatttttgatggtttaatgtttcatttggaaagacattttcaaaacaaacaaaaaaaaatcaatatccaaacagtaaaactacaaacagtgaatatatgtataatttacacatctgaatatttttcacaaatggaTCTAATTTGGGCCCTAGCAAGTCCTCCCTGTACAGAAACAAATGAGCACCAGTTCTTTTAAATAGATGAAGGCTATCTGGCACCAAATTAGCTCCAATTAGCTCCAGTTTCATTTTGATTCCcataaagaaaatgtcttgtttacTCTCTTCTAAAGAATgcagtagaaaaaaatagaatccAATTTCCTTCCTATACATTTCCCATTGGTTGATCAGGCCATCATGATGTCTCCTTCAGACCAGCTCCTGAGACAGCTGAGTACTGAAACTTACACTGGGAAGAGAGACACCAAAAAAAGCATGAACCAGCAAGGACCCAGACCCTGCAATGAATTTCCTACCAACTGGGAAATACTTGTATAACACGTTATCAAAaccagaggactccaaagcatTTCACACGACATTAAATCATTTACCCATACATTCAAATGCTGATGGAGGTAcgctacattgtagccacagaAGCACCGGTGCTGCTTGGCCCTCTGActaccaccagcaggcaaggcaggtCTTTAAGGACACAACAAGGACACAACGGTAGAGATGGATGGCGAAGGTGCTAAGCCCCACCGATTACAGGACGACCTCCTACCGCCACCACCATACTACTGATTTGGTGTGTTTCCTATTTACAGCAGAAGTCTCTCCATCTGTCACCAGAGCGTTGCCAGACAGTGTCAGAAACCATATTCTTCTCAAATGACTGGCAAATGTCCACTTGTATCACATGACTGTAATAATGAACatagcagggtttttttttttttgcataacaGGATAAAAATTAATCAGTAAATAATTTGATGTGTGTGTATCACAAGCAGGTGAAACATAgtagtttaattaaaattactGCTGCACATTTATCCTGTCAGCTATTAATGATGCTATAAACCAAGATCCTTCAGACAGATCTTTACCTGACCTTCACTTACGAGAAACCCCGCCCAAATCGCCCCGTTATTTCTTCTAGCCGAGTGATTCGCCGGCTGACTGTTAAGAAACGCGCTCATTGATGTTGCCTGGGTGATTGAGTTGTACAAGGCTGAGTGCCAAAAGTGTGTATCTTATTTTTCACTTCCTGCATCTATTTTGGGGCCTCAAAATAAGTTTTAGTGCATCTCCAATGTTTTGAAGTGATAATTAGACTCTTTTAAACAGCGCCTGTGGTGGGTTTAAATCTCGATTACTAACGCTTACACTTCAAGTCCCATGATGCACTCCGGCGGCTCACTTCGGCAGAGGCAGCGAGCCAGTCAGCAGCAGGTAAACAAACCTATCTCACAAGGAAACAAAGCGTCTGcgctgcttttgctttgttgCATTCGTAATGATGAAAAGGATGACATTAGAATTAGATATACCTTTTCTTGTCACAGGTTAATTACAATTAGAAAAAAAGCGGAATTGTGTTTGAGCAGCGACGTAGCGTCGACGACCAAAACAGTAGTTCGTGTGTTaaacctgcagcagaagagGAGAGGCTGGTGTCTTCACATGATGCATTGCAGCACTTCGGAGAGAATGGGAGATTTTAGCCGTATCCTCAGACTAGACTGTCTGATTAGAGATGTCGGCTGGCTTCTTTAGCTACAGTGCAAGACTAGATCCGTGCTGGACTCCAGACGCAGCGTCCCATGTGGTGCAACATGGGCCCCATCATGCAGGAGCGCACGGCTTCCACAACACTGAAGCGCGTCGTTTCCAAGGAGAAGATACGAGTTAAGAATACCGAAAATAGCGGGTCACTTACCAGGTAGGCATTTTCTACATTAATGGGACTGAACGTTATGTTATggattgcattttattttaaaagccatGCCTGATGCTATTTTCTGTTTCGTAGCTCAAAGAAATGTAACAAGACCACGAAAGCAATGAGCCAAATGAAAAATGGTCTCCCGGGACCAGATAAGGATAAGGACACAGCAGCCCTACAGAGGGTATGTGACTGGCACCGTTATTAAGTAATATGCAATAGGTATTAATACCACAGGTTACTACTGTTATTACTACCCAGTAGCTGATATATACACAGAAATGGGCTAGACTGTTCAAAAGTTACACCTTTCATTCAGCACAGCACTGGGTAATAACTAAGCTCAGATGTGTTGTACAATTAGAACTGATTAGCTTAACACCTGTTTGACACCCACCTAAGGGTTTCCAACTGGCTTTGCTGAGTTGGTTGTATTAAGTCAGGTCACAGGGCTCTCATTCAAGAAGCCTGTGTAAGTCCAGGCACAGGTGGTATCCCTTCAGCATGAATGACATCCTTATGCAGCCAACAAACGCAAACCGGCTGAGTAGCTCATAGTGTAGCCGCACTGCTTGAACCAATTCACGTTTCCTCATTTTACAATCAGAAAACTTAATGTAGGTTTTGAGGGGTTTTATGTTATAAACATAAGGGTGAACTTTCACTTCACACTTGCATGTGAAGTGGAAGTAAGATTATACATACTCtaccagttttgcacatctagGGATTGATAGATCTGGTGTCTCTTCCTCgtaatataattaaaaatcagTCCGATTCAGTGGAAAGTTCCACCAcagattctttatttatttacacaaataacCCTTGACCTTAAACATTTATCGTAATTGTGGCTCAGACTGTATGTTTGGGATTGCTTATTCCATGTGTTTGATGTGTTTGCTATATGGCTCGTGGCAAACTGAATACACAACTTCTTGTGGTTTTTTTCAACAATCACTATTTTTAGAGTGTACATATAACTGTTCACATGTCTACAGATTCTCCAACCTGAACAGCAAatcttttcttctcctccatgcaagtctttctgcatgtttgatTAGGGCTCTCCTTGTCTGGTGTGTCAGTGTAGTGGACATCCCTGTCTTGATATGTTTGGAATTGAGTCGTactcttttaattttctgataaTGGATTGAACAGTACTCTGAGTTATTTGGAGCTTGGCATATTACTTTATGGGACTGAGAATCATTTTGTGTTGTAATGACTTTTCTGCAGGGTGCTCAGTCTAAAGGTGGCAGGATAAAGTCAGGTGCGTCTCAAAATGCAAGCAAACTCTCAAGGTAAGAGCTAAAAGTGGCTTGAATTATTTGTAAGTGCTTTCCTTCAGGTACATTAAATCCCTAAATCCTCCAACAACTTCTCTCCCATTTCCTAAATCCATCTGTCTCTTCTCAGCCCTGAAGCAGAAGGAGACTTTAGACCTCAACTTCGCAAGCAGTCATCTGCACACAGGAAAGAGGAGAAACGAGAAAATCAGCGACTGTCACCGTGCGGGACAGAGCTCCTCCCAAATCGTCAGGGGATGGGAAAAAATCGTAGAGCGCTCTCTCTGCCTATTTCTCCAATATCAGGGCTACGGATGTCGCCATCCCACCCGCTAATGCATTCCCCAGCTCCGACCCCAGAAGCACTGCAGCATCACTACAACAACAAGGAGGACGACTCTGACAGCGCTAGCGATCTGTCAGACTCTGAGCGGCTGCCTGTTTTGCCCTCGCCGTGCACCCCGTGCACCCCACCCCACCTCAACCTGCGGGCGGAGATCATTAACACTAACGACTTCCTCCCAGATATTCCAGGACCCCATGGGATGGCGGGGGACGAAGATGAGAGTGAGAAACCCGCGTACACATACTCTGATTTCCTGCCTCCTCCCTTCAACTGCTGGAGCCTGAGACAGCTGGCGGTGTTTCTTCACACAGAGGGTCGCGGCGCGCCCCGACCCAAGCCTGTGGGGCCCTTAGAGAAGTACCTGGagaggctgctgcagctggagtgGCTTCAAATCCAAACGGTGCAAGCAGAGAGCAGCCGCCCCCCTGGGGGTCGCACAAGACCACAGAGCTTCCCTTCTTCCACGGCCGCGCACTCGGCGAGACCTCACACCGCACCATCTTCCCGACTCAACTCCCCCAAAGGGCTGCGGCACGGCTCGCGAGCCTTCCCTTTCACACCTGTTAACAACCCGCCATCTCCTGCCTCAGCCCAGCAACAGCTCTCCCGCTTTCCAGTGTGTCCGCACTGTCACATGCGCTACCCTCTCTGCAACGGAAGCTGCTCTGCCTACGCCTACCAGCGCCACTCGCGGCTCAGCCCATTGCTTGAGCACAGGGCGCGCCCAGGAGCAGCGGCGAAGCGGAGCAGCAGCGAGACCCGAGCCGCCTCCTCTGAAGGTATTAGCCCTGGAGCACAAGGCGGAGGGGGAGGGGCCCGAACACCAGTTAGCCCCTCAGCTGGGAGGAGTCATCTCAGGCACATGCAGGCTGCAGGCAACACCCGGAAACAACCCCAGGAAGCCGGCACTAACCAAAAGGGCAGAGGGCAGGTGAGGAAAAGCCGCGTCAGAGCCAACTCTGAGACAGATGTGAAGAAGGAGCCCAGTGGGATCAAAGGTGCTGCCACCGAGAAACGGGGACATCCCGGAAGCAAGAGAGAGCTCATTACTTCCAAAAGAGACGAGAGGGACTGTCAGAGGGCCGAGGCGGGAAGTCAGGCCTCTAAAACTGCCACGAAAAGAGCTGCTAAAGACCCAGCGAGTCTCTCCAAAGCTCCACCTAGCACCCACAGCATTCctaaacaaaatggcaaaacaaaaaatgtgcacTTTGTTGCTAAGTAACCCCTATAGGCCTGAAGTATATTGCTTTAGTGAGTGGttacttggtaaaaaaaatcctaaacctaTGCTTGCTTTGTGTAAAATCTGTGTAAAACTAACATGCTCTAACTCTTATACAGCAGGATGCACACAGCCTTTAAACCGTAGACATGGTCTGTCATTCATCAACTAGTAGAGAATAATAGGATAGCACAGGTGTGTCctaataaattttaatatcctcaaaaaatttctttatttcacaaatttagaaagtaaaactaattttataaaGATTAATGACAGATTGCATACATTTTCAAACCATGTTCTTTGCTTCCAcataattttccttttgtgtCTTACCCAGAAGGGAGTCCTTTTGGTGGACTTTCTGCTGGACAATTGTCCAGTTGGTGGTCTTACCCATGATTGTGTTGTCCATGAGcgtttatttagaaataatttcctTAGCTAATATTCAGATTCtgtgagaaactgaattttaagtttttatgagTTGTAAGCCACAGTCTCTCATCATCACGAGTTTCGCTCGTATAaaactactgaaataaataaactctcCAAcgatattctaattttattaaGGCATCTGTATTTTtggcatttgtttaaaaaaaaattagaattgaAAGCGTAATGCTGAGCTCTGCTTAAACATGAGGTTCAGTATCAACATAGAGACAGCTCCGAATTTTAATGCACTGCACTGTCATCCCTCCGTTCTCTACTAATGTTAAAATAGATATAggataaatgaaaacagatacGAGCATAAATAAGGCATAATGATATTTAGTACAAGTCATAGCATTTCATAAAATACTCAAGCAGCTTTTGatgtttgaatgtatttttgttttatgttgttttttttaaaattataattcttTTGTGACTCGTGTTTTAAACGTTTAAGCGTCTCTTCAGCAAAAAAGATACGCACTGGATCACCTTGTGACTTTGGGATGTACTGTTTTTTCACCACTctgtcagcttttttttttttttgttacaaggGCTTTGCATTGTCGAAAAGCTTGAATTGTAGTTTACATTAACTTGATGTATTTTGCATAGAGCTGAGGTCGTCTCGTCACTGAAGGCGGTGGATTGTTTGCTACGAATGTAAATGCGTATTTTTCCAGAATTTCTATACCATAGCTATATTTATGAGATGTCGTTGTGGtcgacttttatttattttggtcatttacatgtttacattgtgtctaacttaaaaaaaaaagaaaaaaaaagaggaattgtTTTGTAGAAGAGCTGAATGTAATTTCTCTGGCCTCTGCAGTCATCCCAATTATTTGAATGGAGCTTTGACACATCAGGGCCGCTGGGCTGTAACTGGGTGATGGTGGACAAATCACCTCCACATTCCACTACATACTTAATGTCTGTAAGGCAATGTTAATATTACAGCGCTTTGTCTGTTTTatagtttgatttaaatgttcaaaGCACTCAAATTAATGTAGATGTGACGTACTATGACTGCACTCActgcatatatatttatgtaaaatgtcaAAGCCATAGTGAAGGGGCCAGGACAGACGAATATTGTAttgtaatattgtaatattgtaatattacaCTACGTTGAAAGATTGTGGTATTTTTCTCAGTGTTGGATGCAAGTATTTGTAAGgcatagaaataaatgttttggacGCAAGAAAACATGTCATGCAGTTATTTGTCAATATTGTTGttatatgtttaatatttgttcagTTATTATATTGGCATTAACAAGGACAGACCAGTATACAGG
It encodes the following:
- the ppp1r3da gene encoding protein phosphatase 1, regulatory subunit 3Da encodes the protein MEDRATSDSVSAACMQHASYLCMFRSEGPAENMERGWFLGHERILLPKSQQPLSSCSSVSRSFLTINVNEMLRADKPNTVRKPVPIRPPSPRVTRPKDSHSFLTCEPTPKPIIRQRSRSLPSATQNKKKQSRGVGVRFVDSLGLDLEDVRVFKSGEDPFVPQHVTFRLLMGAEMTDGRHLEINLPYLKPVFAQQPGDQPEFLRHLYEQKVCLERVLCFELGIIGITQVLNLDFEKEVEVRYSFTEWKGSAETKASWVSTVTKTCDGEGGRGQEFSCDTFRFHLPVPPSLRPGAQLEFAIQYKVCGAEYWDNNHGKNYKLVCQNYKLTVPKECEDSMVHFI
- the fam217ba gene encoding uncharacterized protein fam217ba, whose amino-acid sequence is MWCNMGPIMQERTASTTLKRVVSKEKIRVKNTENSGSLTSSKKCNKTTKAMSQMKNGLPGPDKDKDTAALQRGAQSKGGRIKSGASQNASKLSSPEAEGDFRPQLRKQSSAHRKEEKRENQRLSPCGTELLPNRQGMGKNRRALSLPISPISGLRMSPSHPLMHSPAPTPEALQHHYNNKEDDSDSASDLSDSERLPVLPSPCTPCTPPHLNLRAEIINTNDFLPDIPGPHGMAGDEDESEKPAYTYSDFLPPPFNCWSLRQLAVFLHTEGRGAPRPKPVGPLEKYLERLLQLEWLQIQTVQAESSRPPGGRTRPQSFPSSTAAHSARPHTAPSSRLNSPKGLRHGSRAFPFTPVNNPPSPASAQQQLSRFPVCPHCHMRYPLCNGSCSAYAYQRHSRLSPLLEHRARPGAAAKRSSSETRAASSEGISPGAQGGGGGARTPVSPSAGRSHLRHMQAAGNTRKQPQEAGTNQKGRGQVRKSRVRANSETDVKKEPSGIKGAATEKRGHPGSKRELITSKRDERDCQRAEAGSQASKTATKRAAKDPASLSKAPPSTHSIPKQNGKTKNVHFVAK